From the genome of Ananas comosus cultivar F153 linkage group 18, ASM154086v1, whole genome shotgun sequence, one region includes:
- the LOC109724243 gene encoding uncharacterized protein LOC109724243 gives MATQLLQTQIPKLVKDNYENWCIQMKALLGSQDLWELVKIGYQEYTEQEEAAFIIARRNDLKDSRKKDKRELFYLYQAVDELTFEKIAEATSSIAAWDILATVFKGDDKVKRIRLQKLRAEFEAIRMKESESVADYVSRILVIANQMKRNGEELNDERVVEKVLRSLTSKFEHIVVAIEESKDISTLSIDQLTVSLQVHEQRLQKVSKDKATKQALKSKLKLDNRKGKNRGENNYNRYKNQKRYNNDRQNRNNSGHNSCHVYDQKEANIITIAQGLMVVQDQTYNVIIVRNMITTAKIAGIRILKE, from the coding sequence ATGGCCACACAACTTCTCCAAACTCAAATCCCAAAATTAGTAAAAGATAATTATGAGAATTGGTGCATTCAAATGAAAGCACTTCTCGGTTCTCAAGACCTTTGGgaattagttaaaattgggtACCAAGAATACACAGAGCAAGAAGAAGCTGCATTCATAATAGCCCGACGAAATGATTTGAAGGATTCAAGAAAGAAGGACAAGAGGGAGCTCTTCTATCTTTACCAAGCAGTAGACGAGTTGACGTTTGAAAAAATTGCCGAAGCAACTTCGAGCATAGCAGCATGGGATATTCTTGCCACCGTCTTTAAAGGAGATGACAAAGTAAAGCGGATTCGTCTACAAAAGCTTCGAGCGGAATTCGAAGCAATCCGAATGAAGGAGTCCGAAAGTGTCGCGGACTATGTTTCTCGCATTTTGGTAATTGCCAACCAAATGAAGCGAAATGGAGAAGAACTAAATGATGAACGAGTTGTAGAAAAGGTTCTTCGTTCCCTCACATCAAAGTTTGAGCATATTGTTGTCGCCATAGAAGAGTCAAAAGATATCAGTACTCTTTCTATTGACCAATTGACAGTATCCCTCCAAGTGCATGAGCAAAGACTACAAAAGGTGTCTAAAGACAAGGCGACTAAGCAGGCTCTCAAGTCAAAATTGAAACTTGATAATAGAAAAGGCAAAAATCGTggagaaaataattataatagatATAAGAATCAAAAGAGATATAATAATGACCGACAGAATAGGAACAACAGTGGTCACAATTCATGTCATGTATATGACCAAAAAGAGGCGAACATAATAACAATCGCCCAGGGTCTTATGGTGGTACAAGATCAAACATACAATGTTATAATTGTAAGAAATATGATCACTACAGCAAAGATTGCTGGCATAAGAATACTGAAAGAGTGA